In Rutidosis leptorrhynchoides isolate AG116_Rl617_1_P2 chromosome 2, CSIRO_AGI_Rlap_v1, whole genome shotgun sequence, one genomic interval encodes:
- the LOC139890447 gene encoding uncharacterized protein, which produces MKKGDYSKLAKKWLENSSTFQLDGMAQRGIKIDRVEFGYVRCYFVVPDHLTDGEGNWNAGAISVLIDGMAAGAVFSICGGQLATIDFTISFYSTVKVNEEVVIEANVVGEQGSLISVVIDITKKATGDKVAVGKQWMHTSPFKSTHAKL; this is translated from the exons atgaaaaagggAGATTATTCAAAATTAGCAAAAAAATGGCTGGAAAACAGTTCCACATTTCAATTAGACGGCATGGCACAAAGAGGAATTAAAATCGATCGCGTTGAATTCGGTTACGTCCGTTGCTATTTCGTTGTTCCAGATCATCTAACG GATGGAGAAGGAAACTGGAACGCTGGTGCAATATCGGTTTTGATCGACGGAATGGCTGCAGGTGCAGTATTTTCTATTTGTGGAGGTCAATTGGCAACAATTGATTTCACCATCTCATTTTATTCAACGGTTAAAGTCAAT GAGGAGGTTGTGATAGAGGCAAATGTGGTTGGAGAACAGGGCAGTTTGATATCAGTGGTAATCGATATCACAAAGAAAGCCACAGGCGACAAGGTTGCCGTTGGAAAACAATGGATGCATACTAGTCCTTTCAAAAGCACGCATGCTAAGCTTTGA
- the LOC139894174 gene encoding protein THYLAKOID ASSEMBLY 8, chloroplastic codes for MASSSIHLYQQFRPSPHHRSATVQTSGKPPNYVPVRCGPRDNRGPLHKGRTLSIEAIQAVQSLKRSHRLDPTNNDSVSKTLSRLVKSDLIAAFNELIRQDQFDLALKVFSAIRSEDWYKTDLNLYAKLVTAMANKGMTDEIDQLMSDIKVEDLKSAEGKGLVTVIKALLAADRVEPTVRIYEMMKSGGWNCDSSDDEYIGKVLSRGFKRLGKKKVADEIDREIVRVSGGILEKVGV; via the exons ATGGCATCATCCTCAATCCACCTTTACCAACAATTCCGTCCATCACCGCACCACCGTTCTGCCACCGTACAGACCTCCGGAAAACCACCAAACTATGTTCCAGTACGGTGCGGTCCACGTGACAATCGTGGTCCTCTCCACAAAGGCCGAACACTAAGCATAGAAGCAATCCAAGCCGTTCAATCACTTAAACGCTCACACCGTTTAGATCCAACTAATAACGACTCCGTTTCGAAAACTCTATCTCGGTTAGTGAAATCTGATCTTATTGCCGCCTTCAATGAACTTATTCGGCAAGATCAGTTTGATTTAGCTCTTAAGGTTTTTTCAGCCATTAGATCTGAAGATTGGTATAAAACTGACCTAAATTTGTACGCGAAGCTTGTTACTGCTATGGCGAATAAAG GCATGACAGATGAAATCGATCAATTGATGTCCGATATTAAAGTGGAGGATCTGAAGTCGGCCGAGGGTAAGGGGCTTGTGACGGTTATCAAGGCGTTGCTTGCGGCCGATAGGGTGGAGCCAACGGTGAGGATATACGAGATGATGAAGTCCGGTGGATGGAATTGCGATTCTTCAGATGATGAGTATATAGGTAAGGTTTTGAGTAGGGGGTTTAAGAGATTAGGGAAGAAGAAGGTAGCTGATGAAATAGATAGGGAAATTGTGAGGGTCTCTGGTGGTATTTTGGAAAAGGTGGGGGTTTAA